In the Hordeum vulgare subsp. vulgare chromosome 7H, MorexV3_pseudomolecules_assembly, whole genome shotgun sequence genome, one interval contains:
- the LOC123409775 gene encoding uncharacterized protein LOC123409775 isoform X1 yields the protein MIGTNRLSRPSTMMKQDVVPSGEARSRRGYEAGQAASHCDVPAPAGKATREERAGGKGGRTRTAARTPRYEYEWWCGLTGPAPESRGPAASVVLPAPLHPCLSPTPAMRPRSPPASQTRPYGPRRGTAGRHHPPPRVLSLSPLPRLPNYAPIATPRHATPREPSLARYTLR from the exons ATGATAGGAACGAACCGCTTATCCAG GCCAAGTACAATGATGAAGCAGGACGTAGTACCGTCCGGGGAGGCCCGTTCGCGCAGAGGATACGAGGCAGGCCAGGCAGCCAGCCACTGCGACGTACCGGCACCAGCAGGCAAAGCGACCCGAGAGGAGCGGGCAGGGGGCAAGGGGGGACGCACCCGCACCGCGGCACGGACGCCGCGGTACGAGTACGAGTGGTGGTGCGGTTTGACAGGCCCCGCCCCCGAGAGCAGAGGGCCAGCAGCATCAGTCGTACTACCAGCGCCACTGCACCCGTGCCTATCGCCAACTCCCGCGATGCGGCCTCGCTCGCCCCCAGCCAGCCAGACCCGCCCGTACGGCCCGCGGCGTGGGACGGCGGGGCGCCACCACCCACCCCCGCGCGTTCTTTCCCTCTCGCCCCTGCCCCGCCTCCCCAATTACGCGCCCATtgccacgccacgccacgccacgccacgcgAACCCTCCCTCGCCCGCTACACGCTACGCTAG
- the LOC123409775 gene encoding uncharacterized protein LOC123409775 isoform X2, translating to MMKQDVVPSGEARSRRGYEAGQAASHCDVPAPAGKATREERAGGKGGRTRTAARTPRYEYEWWCGLTGPAPESRGPAASVVLPAPLHPCLSPTPAMRPRSPPASQTRPYGPRRGTAGRHHPPPRVLSLSPLPRLPNYAPIATPRHATPREPSLARYTLR from the coding sequence ATGATGAAGCAGGACGTAGTACCGTCCGGGGAGGCCCGTTCGCGCAGAGGATACGAGGCAGGCCAGGCAGCCAGCCACTGCGACGTACCGGCACCAGCAGGCAAAGCGACCCGAGAGGAGCGGGCAGGGGGCAAGGGGGGACGCACCCGCACCGCGGCACGGACGCCGCGGTACGAGTACGAGTGGTGGTGCGGTTTGACAGGCCCCGCCCCCGAGAGCAGAGGGCCAGCAGCATCAGTCGTACTACCAGCGCCACTGCACCCGTGCCTATCGCCAACTCCCGCGATGCGGCCTCGCTCGCCCCCAGCCAGCCAGACCCGCCCGTACGGCCCGCGGCGTGGGACGGCGGGGCGCCACCACCCACCCCCGCGCGTTCTTTCCCTCTCGCCCCTGCCCCGCCTCCCCAATTACGCGCCCATtgccacgccacgccacgccacgccacgcgAACCCTCCCTCGCCCGCTACACGCTACGCTAG
- the LOC123409774 gene encoding squamosa promoter-binding-like protein 15, whose amino-acid sequence MQREVGPQVASPLYLHQIQPLPPHAAAAARKRGTPWPAADPPENAAMGAGAAAGGNWNPSMWDWDSRAFTARPSSDALRLGGGLNHHQHHHQQPPPPPPPATAAEAQRQGRGGAGDLSLQLNLREEASMAMDVSPTTTMSSSPSPPARTSQEQAARPSKRVRSGSPGTASGGGGGGGAGGSASGGGSYPMCQVDDCRADLTSAKDYHRRHKVCEIHSKTTKAVVANQMQRFCQQCSRFHPLSEFDEGKRSCRRRLAGHNRRRRKTQPTDVASQLLLPENQENTANRTQDIVNLITVIARLQGGNVGKLPSIPPIPDKDNLVQIISKINSINNANSLGKSPPSEAIDLNASHGQQQDSPVQNATKVVDKQTVPSTMDLLTVLSGALGTSTPETNTSQSQGSSDSSGNNKSKSHSTEPACVVNSHEKSIRPFPAAGVIRSNSTHGSPPEIYKQPDRDTHPYLSLQLFGNAEVDIPVKMDTANKYLSSESSNPMDERSPSSSPPVTRTFFPTRSVNEGIRHPRIADYGEDAATAEISTTRAWCAPQLELFKDSERPTENGSPPNPTYQSCYASTSGSDHSPSTSNSDGQDRTGKIIFKLFGKEPGSIPGNLRDEVVNWLKHSPTEMEGYIRPGCLVLSMYLSMPTIAWDELEENFLQRVNSLVQASDLDFWRKGRFLVRSDNQLVSYKDGMTRLSKSWRTWNTPELTLVTPIAVVGGRKTSLVLKGRNLTIPGTQIHCTSGGKYISKEVLCSAYPGTIYDDSGVETFDLPGEPNLTLGRCFIEVENRFRGNSFPVIFASKSICHELRNLEAELEDSRFPDVSSDDQVHDARRLKPRDQVLHFLNELGWLFQKAAACTPSIESDVSDSELIQFSTARFRHLLLFSNERDWCSLTKTLLEVLSKRSLVSEELSQETLEMLSEIHLLNRAVKRKSSHMVHLLVQFVVICPDNSKLYPFLPNYPGPGGLTPLHLAASIDDAEDIVDALTDDPQQIGLSCWHSVLDDEGISPEVYAKFRNNGSYNELVARKLVDRKNSQVTIVLNKGEIHMDQPENAGANNSSGIQALEIRSCSQCAILESGLLRRPMRSRGLLARPYIHSMLAIAAVCVCVCVFMRALLRFNSGRTFKWERLDFGPT is encoded by the exons ATGCAGAGGGAGGTGGGGCCGCAGGTGGCCTCCCCGCTGTACCTGCACCAGATCCAGCCGCTGCCTCCccatgcggcggcggcggccaggaaGCGCGGGACCCCGTGGCCCGCCGCGGACCCGCCGGAGAACGCCGCGATGGGGGCCGGCGCCGCCGCCGGAGGGAACTGGAACCCCAGCATGTGGGACTGGGACAGCCGCGCCTTCACCGCCAGGCCGTCCTCCGACGCGCTCCGCCTCGGCGGCGGCCtgaaccaccaccaacaccaccaccagcagccgccgccgccgccgccgccggcgacgGCTGCCGAGGCGCAGCGGCAGGGGCGCGGAGGTGCCGGTGACCTGAGCCTTCAGCTGAACCTGCGGGAGGAGGCATCGATGGCGATGGATGTGAGCCCGACAACTACCATGTCTTCTTCGCCTTCTCCGCCTGCACGGACGTCGCAGGAGCAGGCTGCTAGGCCTAGCAAGAGGGTTCGGTCTGGATCGCCCGGAACTGCTtctggaggaggtggcggcggcggtgccgGAGGGAGCGCAAGCGGAGGCGGGAGCTATCCCATGTGCCAGGTGGATGACTGCCGCGCGGATCTCACCAGCGCCAAGGATTATCACCGGAGGCACAAGGTGTGTGAGATCCACAGCAAGACAACCAAGGCGGTAGTTGCCAACCAGATGCAGCGCTTCTGCCAGCAGTGTAGTAG ATTTCATCCACTCTCGGAGTTCGATGAGGGTAAGAGGAGTTGCAGGCGAAGGCTTGCCGGACACAACCGACGACGGAGGAAAACCCAGCCAACAGATGTTGCTTCACAGTTGCTGCttcctgaaaaccaagaaaacacaGCAAATAGGACACAGGATATTGTCAATCTGATCACTGTTATTGCACGCTTGCAAG GTGGTAATGTTGGTAAACTACCCAGCATCCCTCCGATACCGGATAAAGATAATCTGGTCCAAATCATAAGCAAAATAAACTCTATCAATAATGCAAACTCCCTGGGGAAGTCTCCTCCATCAGAAGCCATTGATTTGAATGCCTCCCATGGGCAACAACAAGATTCccctgttcaaaatgcaacaaAGGTGGTCGACAAGCAGACTGTGCCATCAACCATGGATTTGTTAACAGTTCTATCCGGTGCTCTTGGGACATCAACCCCTGAAACCAATACATCTCAGTCCCAAGGGAGCAGTGATAGCAGTGGTAATAACAAGAGCAAGAGTCATTCAACAGAGCCAGCTTGTGTTGTAAATTCCCATGAGAAATCAATTCGACCTTTTCCGGCAGCTGGTGTGATAAGGAGCAATAGCACCCATGGAAGTCCACCTGAAATATATAAGCAGCCAGACCGAGATACCCATCCATACTTGTCACTGCAGTTGTTTGGTAATGCCGAGGTGGACATTCCTGTTAAAATGGACACTGCAAATAAGTACTTGTCTTCGGAGAGCAGTAATCCTATGGACGAGAGATCTCCTTCATCCTCTCCACCTGTAACGCGCACATTTTTCCCCACCCGCTCAGTAAATGAAGGCATCAGACATCCTCGTATTGCTGACTATGGAGAAGACGCTGCAACAGCTGAGATCAGTACCACTCGGGCATGGTGTGCACCACAGCTTGAGCTTTTCAAGGATTCAGAACGGCCAACGGAAAATGGGTCACCACCAAACCCCACATATCAGTCATGTTATGCCTCAACATCTGGTTCAGACCATTCTCCGTCAACATCAAATTCAGATGGACAG GACCGTACTGGAAAGATTATATTCAAGCTCTTTGGCAAGGAACCTGGCTCAATCCCTGGGAACCTTCGTGACGAG GTTGTAAATTGGCTGAAACACAGCCCCACTGAAATGGAGGGCTACATTCGCCCTGGTTGCCTTGTACTATCCATGTATCTGTCAATGCCAACTATTGCATGGGATGAA CTTGAAGAGAATTTTCTCCAGCGAGTAAACTCGTTAGTTCAGGCTTCTGATTTGGATTTCTGGAGAAAAGGGAGGTTTTTAGTTCGAAGTGACAACCAGTTGGTGTCGTACAAAGATG GAATGACCCGCCTGTCaaaatcatggagaacatggAATACTCCCGAGTTGACCCTTGTGACACCAATTGCTGTTGTTGGTGGGAGAAAGACCTCCCTCGTTCTTAAGGGCCGTAATCTAACGATCCCGGGCACCCA GATCCACTGTACCAGTGGAGGGAAGTATATATCAAAAGAGGTATTATGTTCAGCGTATCCGGGTACTATATATGATGATTCAGGAGTTGAGACCTTTGACTTGCCGGGAGAACCAAATCTTACTCTTGGGCGTTGCTTTATTGAG GTTGAGAACAGGTTCAGGGGAAACAGCTTCCCTGTTATTTTTGCGAGTAAAAGCATCTGTCACGAGTTAAGAAACCTTGAAGCTGAACTTGAAGATTCGCGGTTTCCTGATGTCTCTTCAGATGATCAGGTCCATGATGCTAGGCGGCTAAAGCCAAGGGATCAAGTTCTGCATTTTCTTAATGAACTTGGCTGGCTCTTTCAGAAGGCCGCTGCATGCACACCTTCCATCGAATCAGATGTTTCTGATTCAGAGTTGATTCAGTTCTCTACTGCACGGTTCAGACACCTTCTGTTGTTTTCAAATGAGCGGGACTGGTGCTCTCTCACTAAAACACTACTCGAAGTTCTTTCCAAGAGAAGTTTGGTCAGTGAGGAGCTATCACAAGAGACTCTGGAGATGCTCTCTGAGATTCATCTTCTGAACAGGGCAGTGAAAAGGAAGAGTAGCCACATGGTGCATTTGCTTGTGCAGTTTGTCGTAATTTGCCCTGACAACTCCAAACTGTACCCTTTCCTTCCAAATTATCCCGGCCCAGGTGGTTTGACTCCATTACATCTAGCTGCATCCATTGATGATGCAGAGGATATAGTTGATGCCTTGACAGATGATCCTCAACAG ATTGGTTTGAGCTGCTGGCATTCGGTGCTAGATGATGAAGGGATATCTCCTGAAGTGTATGCGAAGTTCAGGAACAACGGCTCATACAATGAACTTGTTGCGCGAAAGCTTGTGGACAGGAAGAATAGCCAGGTTACCATTGTGCTCAACAAAGGGGAAATTCATATGGATCAACCAGAGAATGCTGGTGCGAATAATTCATCTGGGATCCAAGCATTGGAAATAAGATCCTGCAGCCAGTGCGCCATTTTGGAGTCTGGCTTGCTAAGACGCCCTATGCGTTCTCGAGGATTGCTTGCTCGCCCCTATATCCATTCAATGCTTGCCATAGCAGCAGTGTGTGTCTGTGTCTGTGTATTCATGCGAGCTTTGCTGCGGTTTAATTCTGGTAGGACCTTCAAGTGGGAGAGGTTGGATTTTGGTCCCACCTAG